A region of the Styela clava chromosome 1, kaStyClav1.hap1.2, whole genome shotgun sequence genome:
CAAATCCGGACGTTTTTTATAAAGTGCTCGGCCTACCGCGCCCTCCACCTAAGCCAAGATCGATTGCACAATCCATGTGGATGAAGGCGGCGGGATTAAGCCGCAAAGCTTGAATATATTTCTTTTCGTAAAGTTGTTGAATTAAAATCGAAATATGAAAATTTCTATTGATATTTCTAATAATTGAAggtaaattgaaaaatgaaggCTTAAGGAAACATATTGAATAAAAGAGAGCGATATTTGATTATTTGGACACGAAgacaaaacgaagtagtactgGTATGCAATCGGTCACAGTAGACTGCCGGTACCGCAGCCTTCACGAttgcgcaatttttgatgacgtcatcgcacacaaaaaaacgtatcccatagagcccacagaaattttttgaaataaataaaagtaatagccttctaaggaaaaatacaatctttaaccactgaatatttcaaagcaattggtccagtagagagtagataatgagaaaagaatttttcataacaataggaagaaaaataccaacaagaacaacaacataataacgagACAACCCATATGTACACTTAGTGTCCAATAACTTGCACTGTTCCACAAATAATATTGTTCAATTTAATTAGGATTTAAGAGAAAATGTTTGCATTACAGAAAAAATTCCTGCCCGTTGGAGGTTATTTATTTCATTGGTTTAAATGAattttgtgcaacaaaaaaCACACAAACTACAGAAAAGTTAGATGAAACTATATAACAGCAATGACAGTCCCAGTTAcaccaaaaatataattcaggTGTATAATATTATGAAAATCAATGCAAAAAAGGAACTCAAGTATTAAACAATAATTATGTTCAGTCTGAATTATTggattgaaaaataatattagttcggatatttttattgtaaatttactaaaaaataacACGCGGTGCAACGTTATGAGTCTATGACATTATCAAATGATAAGTTGTACTGCTCCCAAACTCGAGAATGTACAAGTTATAGCTCACAGTGCAAGGTCGCGGTACTGGAGTCGACTTCAAATGTTTATCAACTTGGAGAGACGGAGTCATAATTCTGTCAATCCAAGCTGGGAATCGGATTTTGTACGAGTCTtgctatttttattatgatttcttcGTCCATCAACCAATGTTACATACGCCAGGTAGTATTGGTGTGATGTGAACGTTTCGACTGAAAAGAATAACACATGTAATACTAACTGTTCAAATATTTCTTATTCTGTAATCGAAGAATAgtatgaatattttttcgaaactTTAAGGAATGATAGATTATCATTTATAGCGATACAAACGGTAATTTGAAGCCTTATATCAAAAGTCATGATATCCGAAAACAAAGCTATTCAGCAATGTCGTGGATAGAGAAGGTACTATTTACAACAATGAATTTCAAGAAAAGGATTTTAACATATTACTAAAACTATGCATCCCACTACTCCGGGTTTGTAACGTTATGTTGTCTAACAGAATATCTGCTTTCCAAGTATTAGATGAGAAGAATAAATCCAGGTGGTTCATACATACCATTTCATTACGCAATGAAGATTATTCAAGCGTGTCTCAGCGTCAATTAAATCTGTTGTTTTTTTACTGCTCCATAATCTCTCGGCTGCAGCTGAAGCTAAAGGCCAGATTTCGGTAATGACGTTGTTCGCTTCAACATGCTCTGTCCACATGCAAGACTCCCCTCCCAAGACATGATGGAGATTCTTTTGTTCTGGGATTGTATAGGAAGCAATATTTTATACATATGAAATATTTCTTGCACGTTTCGAAGAGTTTAGCACCCATTATAACTTTGCTTCTTACAACGACTGCCAATTGGCCAACTGCCGATAGCCATAAGTCAGTAGATATGTTATCGAATATTCAATGGACAACTGCgcaaaataagaaaatgattatatatgatataaaCAGAGTGACACCCCCAAACCAGAAtccataaatttctcaattactaTTACGAAAATGAAGAACATTTATTGGGTACGAAACGGGCCTATAGATTGTTCagttaatatgttgttgttgttctacTTCGACCAAAACTGTTTCTTTACAACCACAGTGAATATTATTTTCGTACACACAGCCTTGGTAACACTTGGTCTTTATTGGGTGGATAACATGAACCTGTGATCCCGTGAATGCACTAACACAGTGGTTCGCAAACTTCTTTGTATTGTGAGTGACGTCCCTCAAGAATAATTCTCAAGTTGCGACTCTCTGTGAAAAACGTCtcgatattttttaataaaagacCTTTTTTTGCATTGAGTTTCATTTGAACGaccaaagtcagtgaaatcacTTTCAATGATATGGTTTGTATTTGCTTCTTTTGTCATTGGACCTAGGGGTGAATAgtgagagccgcacgcatttctctttcaacatttaCCCAACATCGATATTTCGTCCTAATTACGGCCATGGTAGTATTATCAATGGATACGTAAGCCCGATGAAGCCAGAACATCATTTATTTTTGGATAAAATTTTGATTCCCCTTCATTCGTCGAAAGACATGGCTTTCTTTCAACCTCAATTGGTTTATTGTGTCGTTCAATACATGGAAAAAGATCCTAAGACGGCTGCGAGTATTTTAAAAGTAGGTGTGCTTACCATTTTGTAAGAAAATTGCCTTTCTATGTATATTAAAGTATAATTGTCATTacatataggataggatttacatatttattccgggggaaagggaagccgataagacggcttaatcataagGCGATGAGTCAGtccatggacttgatggtgtgGAGGAAggcgtaaccgaccagcggttacgtgaaccaaccTACGGCGTCTAtggaagtccagcaatcctctcgcacacaacttccccgcatgggattcgaatctgcgaacTCACGCAGTGTAATAAGAGgtacggtggcgagcgtattcctaacgctttgcACGATGCCCCATACCCCATATATTTAACATTCAATGTGCGAAGTAAACTGCGCTGATTCAAATGTCGAGCATAACATAATAGAGATAGAGTTTCTCAACTATCTATGTAATTCAATTTCAGggtttgttcaaattttggccAAAAACTTGCAGCACCAAAGAAGTTTTATTTCTCGGCGAATTGGAAGAATTAATTGATGCAATGCAACCTGGTGAATTCACAAAAAACCAAAATCTGATACTAAAACAGCTGTCAAAATGCATCACGAGCCATCATTTCCAGGTCTTGTTTATTGTTATTATCCCGAAGCATagtgacatatatatatttagagcTTGGCTGAAAGCTATAGGTATCAGCGACCGTTTCTCGTGAGACATGAATTAGTTTAAGTGAATAGAATTTTACAATGCAAAAGAATTTTTGACTCATTGTAGATTCTTAGATTGCGATTTCCTATTGATCAAAATAATATCTGCCTGAACAAAAATGACATCACCAAATCCTATTTACCAATGAGAATACTATgttctaaatatatatactgtaccTATAAGTTTACGTACGCTACGTCTGCGAGGTAGCctacttgatatatatatataattattttgaaataaacctTCTATCCTCAAAGAACACTATCGACCAATTATTATACCTAATAAGGCAAAATTGTGATTTGATTTCGAATAAATATCACTTCTAGGCTATGATTTCCCGCTGTTTAGCACTTAACAATATtttcgggggggggggggggggggggggtaatgACCGTGCGAAATATCGCTTGAATCGGAGAGATGAGATTCACGATCTCATCGGAGGGTTACGGATTCGATATCTCAAGCAAAGACGCTTTTTATTCACGTCCCTCAAATCAATAAAAGAGTACCGCCGTTGTAGTTGTGAAAAGATTcagataataaatttatttaattcaggCAAATATTGGATCCTATTCTGCAACTATCAAATATTTGATTGGTATCAAATTGAGTGTAATCCACAAAAATATCACAAGCTCTGCTTTATATCTAAAATCTGACATAAAATCCCAAGTAATACCTGCATACATCCATTTTCAGGTTGCCGAACGGTCATTATATTTCTTTGATAATGAGTATATTATGAGCCTGGTGGAAGTAAATGCAGACGAATGTTTTCCTTTGGTATTGTATTGTCTCAAATCTATTTCTCTGAAGCATTGGAACATATCTATATCGACGTTAGCTGCTACTGTACTCCAGACTTTTGAAGATTCAAATCCGGACGTTTTCTATAAAGTGCTCGGCCTACCGCGCCCTCCACCTAAGCCGAGATCGATTGCAAAATCCATGTGGATGAAGGCGGCGGGATTGAGCCGCAAAGCTTGAATACATTTCTTTTCGTAAAGTTgttgaattaaaatagaaatatgaaaatttctattgatatttctaataattgaaggtaaattgaaaaatgaaggCTTAAGGAAACATATTGAATAAAAGAGAGCGATATTCGATTATTTGGACACGAAaacaaaacgaagtagtactgGTATGCAATCGGTCACAGTAGACTGCCGGTACCGCAGCCTTCACGAttgcgcaatttttgatgacgtcatcgcacacaaaaaaacgtatcccatagagcccacagaaattttttgaaataaataaaagtaatagccctctaaggaaaaatacaatctttaaccactgaatatttcaaagcaattggtccagtagagagtagataatgagaaaagaatttttcataacaataggaagaaaaataccaacaagaacaacaacataataacgagACAACCCATATGTACACTTAGTGTCCAATAACTTGCACTGTTCCACAAATAATATTGTTCAATTTAATTAGGATTTAAAAGAAAATGTTTGCATTACAGAAAAAATTCCTGCCCGTTGGAGGTTATTTATTTCATTGGTTTAAATGAattttgtgcaacaaaaaaCACACAAACTACAGAAAAGTTAGATGAAACTATATAACAGCAATGACGGTCCCAGTTAcaccaaaaatatatttcaggtGTATAATATTATGAAAATCAATGCAAAAAAGGAACTCAAGTATTAAACAATAATTATGTTCAGTCTGAATTattgtattgaaaaataatattagttcggatttttttattgtaaatttaccaaaaaataACACGCGGTGCAACATTATGAGTCTATGACATTATCAAATGATAAGTTGTATTGCTCCCAAACTCGAGAATGTACAACTTATAGCTCACAGTGCAAGGCCGCGGTACTGGAGTCGACTTCAAATGTTTATCAACTTGGAGAGACGGAGTCATAATTCTGTTAATCCAAGCTGGGAATCGGATTTTGTACGAGTCTtgctatttttattatgatttcttcGTCCATCAACCGATGTTACATACACCAGGTAGTATTGGTGTGATGTGAACGTTTCGACTGAAAAAATAACACATGTAATACTAACTGTTCAAAAATTTCTTATTCTGTAATCGAAGAATAGTATGAATATTTTTCGAAACTTTAAGGAATGATAGATTATCATTTATAGCGATACAAACGGTAATTTGAAGCCTTATATCAAAAGTCATGATATCAGAAAACAAAGCTATTCAGCAATATCATGGATAGAGAAGGTGCTATTTACAACAATGAATTTCAAGAGAaggattttgaaatattactaaAACTATGCAACCTACTACTCCGGGTTTGTAACGTTATGTTGTCTAACAGATTATCTGCTTTCCAAGTATTAGATGAGAAGAATAAATCCAGGTGGTTCACATACCATTTCATTACGCAATGAAGATTATTCAAGCGTGTCTCAGCGTCAATTAAATCTGTCGTTTTTTTACTGCTCCATAATCTCTCGGCTGCAGCTGAAGCTAAAGGCCAGATTTCGGTAATGACGTTGTTCGCTTCAACATGCTCTGTCCACATGCAAGACTCCCCTCCCAAGACATGATGAAGATTCTTTTGTTCTGGGATTATataaaaagcaatattttatacATATGAAATATTTCCTACACGGGTCGAAGAGTTTAGCACCCATTATAACTTTACTTCTTACAACGACTGCCAATTGGCCAACTGCCGATAGCCATAAGTCAGTAGGTATGTTATTGAATATTCAATGGACAACTGCgcaaaataagaaaatgattttatatgaTATAAACAGAGTGACACCCCAAAACCAGAAtccataaatttctcaattactaTTACGAAAATGAAGAACATTTATTGGGTACGAAACGGGCCTATAGATTGTTCagttaatatgttgttgttgttctacTTCGACCAAAACTGTTTCTTTACGATCACTCATATAATAAGTGAATGTTATTTTCGTACACACAGCCTGGGTAACACTCGGTCTTTATTGGGTGGATAACATGAATGCTGAACCCGATATCTATAGAACCGGTGATCCCGTGAATGCACTAATACAGTGGTTCGCAAACTTCTTTGTATTGTGAGTGACGTCCCTCAAGAATAATTCTCAAGTTGCGACTCCCTGTGAAAAACGTctcgaatatttttcaataaaagacctttttttgcattgatttttatttgaacGACAAACGTCAGTGAAATCACTTTCAAGGATATGATTTGTATTCGCTTCTTTTGTCATTGGACCTAGAGGTGAATAgtgagagccgcacgcatttctctttcaacatttaCCCAACATCGATATTTCGTCCTAATTACGGCCATGGAGGAAAAACTACGTGATTCCAAAGTCCAAATAGTTTCCACCAgacttgcaaattttatttttagactTTTCTTGTTAAGTATTACTATTACGCTCGACCAGTTTTGCAGTATAACTTCATATTTAGACTTTTTCTACGTACCGCGAAAAAGATacaatttcacaaaatatttgcGGAgccctagcaaaattgaaacgacgcacttgggcgtcccgacgcccactttgaaaaccacGGCACTAATATCCGAGACTAGCAATCGAGTTTGCATGACCAAATATTTTCTGATTCTCCTCCCAAATGTAAAgtaaaatcagcaaaaacaaaaaatagaaaaatgaaattctAACCGACGTATTCCGCAGGTTTAGCCAAGTACATAATATCCCACTGTCGCTTCAGTGTGTTATCGAGATACCATGGATAAGAAACGATTACATCTACCGATGCATCGGTTAAATCTCCTACTTTATCCTCCGGATGATCCACTGTCCAAACCTCAATTGTTGCGGGAGTCTAAatttaatacaaattttgtttcagatgaatTTTGTGTTAGAACCGACTGTACACATATATAATAGTGATGGTCTCAATAGGTTTGGCGTGATAAATGACCGTATTGGGTCAAAGGTCATTGAAATGCGGAAGCGGTTTATTCTGTCTGGTCCACCGAACTGGAAATATACATCTCTGTGACCTGTGCTCTGTAGTCTATATTAGCAAATGCCAAGTTAAAAATACTTCTCACTTCCGTGTATCCATGAGAAAACACATCATCCCATGCAATAGGTTTCAGGTTTAATTTCCTTGCTTTTTGTAAAATGCCTTCAATGAACATTCGATGAATTTCTTTTTCGGTTGTTCGACTCTTTACCATATATTTACGAAATTCAGAACTAGTAAGcctgaaatttgttaaaaaccAAATAATACTAAAGTTTCAAATGTTAATAACACTTtaccatttaaaaaaattaaattgaggCGTTCGTTTGAATCACTAAAACGAGATTTATATTCAATTCCATGATATAAGCCAAGGGAACGAACAAGCCAAGCTAGACTTCAGATTATCacgttaataaaaaaaatcgtgaC
Encoded here:
- the LOC144428067 gene encoding serine/threonine-protein phosphatase 2A 56 kDa regulatory subunit epsilon isoform-like — translated: MKPEHHLFLDKILIPLHSSKDMAFFQPQLVYCVVQYMEKDPKTAASILKGLFKFWPKTCSTKEVLFLGELEELIDAMQPGEFTKNQNLILKQLSKCITSHHFQVAERSLYFFDNEYIMSLVEVNADECFPLVLYCLKSISLKHWNISISTLAATVLQTFEDSNPDVFYKVLGLPRPPPKPRSIAKSMWMKAAGLSRKA